tagatataaggagGAAAATTTTCCAAGTATTGTGATGGAACAGTGGACCAGGTTGTCCAGAGGAGTTGTGCTCATCCCTGGACGTGTTCAAAATGAAGCTGAATGGGACTTCAAGCAGCCTCTTTTTGCAGCCTTTCTGCTTCAAATACATATGAAATTAGGTCCAAATTACAACTCAGGTCCAGATTAGTTACTTCCTCTCAGCACTATTTCAAAATATACTCACTAGCAAGAACACATGTGCTTACACTGATAGGTTCTATTTAGGGATATTGCATCTGTCTCTAAGAGTCACTTGTTTGTCCTGCTCAGAATCTGTTTGAGTTGAAGATTTTAAAGTTTGAACCTTTAGCGAAGATCTTCTCCTTGTAATGTAGGGAGCtaagcaagcaagaaaaaaaagagaaacagttGGGAAATGAATCCtcagcaggactgcagcagcAACACTGCCTTCAAGTAGAGAGCATGAAGAAACATGACTTCTGCCAAGGGTAGTGTAAGAGCTCCAGAAGAGAGCTAAGTACCTTATTCTCAGAAGTGGAGatacattttccttctgttctgcTCTTGCAGCTGAtaagagagataaaaataaggTAAGAGTGTTGCTGCTGTAAGTGcttttttcactttgcttttccaAAACTGATCCACTACAGAGAGGCCTACAAAGGTAACCATGTAGAGCCTCTGAAATTACCTTTGCTGTGCtccactgcagcagagctcacGCCCACTCTGTTTTGGTCTGCAGCAAGAAGCTGCACATCAGCCAACACTTTCCTTCCACCTTCAGAATCAGtctgcatattttaaaagacacatATGAGAACTGCCACAGGCTGCTTCCACACCCTCTTCCACCCTCAAAGCTTCTGCCTCAGCCAAGAGGCCTAACAAGAGAGGGATCAGgtaaaggaaagaacaaaaagagcAAACACAGTCAGCATATTTGGCATCTCTCTCTTGAGCAGATCTTCCAAAACAGGACAAAGTCCTCCTGCCCAAGCTTGAGAGAACCTGGgcagaagaaatagaaattgtggGTCATCCACAACCATTTGACATTGACTGGATCCACAGAAGAGGTCTGtgaggtgggaaaaaaagattctCACAATGCCAGCCTTCTAGGACTTCAGAGGACTGTAACTAAAAGGAAGTTTTACTTATTTGCCTTAGAAATCCCACATGGACTTCAGCTGTAAGGAGGTTCAGGACATTAACTGGACCTCACTTCGTCCCAGTCCCATCTGAACAGCTTGTCTGAAGCAGCAGCATGTCAAGGTCCAAGTTATGAACGTGTGgcagaagcagaagcaaaggaaagTGAGCCCAGAAGCAGATGAGTCAGAGGGACCCCCACTCTCTTCCTCAGAGAAGATACCTCAGAATCCCAGGGAAGATCATTGTATTCCTGTTttgcttcccttcctcctggCTGCAAGACTCTGTCTTCCTTTTTAGCTTCTCTCCATGCTTGTTTCAAGACCCCTAAGAAAAGATAAGCACACAACAGCTATGAGTGTTTATTTTACTCTGCTTTTCTGCATCTGATTCACTCCAAAGAGGCTTACAAAGGTAACCATTTAGTCCCTCTGAAACTACCTTTGCTGTGTTCCACTCCAGCAGAGCACACATCCAACCTGTTGCTGTTTGCAGCAGCAAGCTGGACAGCAGCCAACACTTTCCCTTCACCTTCAGAATCAGTCTGCTTAATTTAAAAGACACATGTGAGaactggcacaggctgcttcTCCACCCACATCCACACTCAAAGGCTGTGCTTCAGCCAAGACGCTTTACAAGAAGGATCAGGTGatggaaagaacaaaaagggCAAACACAGCAAGCATATCCAGCATCTCTATTGAGCAGGGTTTTCAAAATGAGACCAAGTACACCTGCCCATGCCACAGAGAATGTaggcaaaagaaataaatctatAGACTGTAGGTCATATGGGAACCCAGTTGATGTTAACTGCATGTACAGAAGAGAGATGTTTGATGGAAAATGAATCCTCACAATGCCAGCCTTGCACAGTTTTCACAGGATTGTAACAAACATGAAGCTTTACTACATTATCCTTACTGCAAATCTAGATTGGACATCAGCCACAAGGATGCCCAGGACATTAGCTTGACCTCACTTTGTCCTAGTCCCATCTGAACAATGTGTCTGCAACAGCAGAATGTTATCAAAGTCTAAGGTATGAGTGTGTGGCAAAAGCAGCATCAAAGGAAAATTAGCCCAGAAGCCAGTTATTTAGAAGGACCTCACTGTCTCCCTCAGAAGAGGTACCTCAGAATCCCAAGAAGAATTATCATCTTCTCCTGATTTTTCTGCTGGTTGCAAGACCCCTAAGAACAGATAAGAGACTTGTCACAGCTCTTCCAAATCTGATTCACTTCACTGAGGCTTACAAAGGTAACCATGTAGTCCTTTTGAAATTACATTTGCTGCGCTCCGCTGCAAGAGAGCGCATGCCCAGTCCTTTACGGTCTGCTGCAGCATGCTGCCCACCGGCAAATACTTCTACAATTGCAGAAAAAGGCTGCGtgatttaaaaaacacacataaGAAGTGGCACAGGTGGCTTCTGCACCCACTTCTATGCTCAAAGCTTCTGATTCAGCCAACATGCCTAAGGAGAAGGATAAGGtgatgaaaagaacaaaaagggCAAACAAAGCCAGTGTTGAGCCTTTGTTGTTGagcaggatttttaaaatgagacaaAGTCCACCTGCCCAAGCTTGAGAGAACCaaggcagaagaaataaatcCCCAAATTGTGGGTCACACACAACCATTTAACATTGACAATTCACAAAAGAGATTtgcaaggagggaaaaagcaACTCTCACAATGCCAGTCTTCTAGGACTTCAGAGGACTGTAAGCAGAAGGAAGAATTACTTCTTTGTCCTAGAAATCCAGCTTGGGGATCAGCCACAGGGAGGCCCCAGACTTTAGTGGACCTCATTTTGTCCCAGTCCTAACTGAAAAGATTATCTGAAGCAGCAACTGGTTAAGGTCCAAGTAAGGAGGGTGTGGCAGAAGCAGCATCAAAGTAGAATGAGTTCAGAAGCAGGTGAGCCAGGGGGACCCCACTGCCTCCCTCACAGAAGGTACCTCAGAACCCCAGGAGGAATCACCATCTTCCTTTTCAGCTTCTACTGATGCTACTGCTGGCAAGACGCTTAAGAAAGATAAGAAGCATGTCATTTCTGTGGGTGCTTATTTCACTCTCCTTTTCTCCACCTGCTTCACTCCAGAGAGGCTTACAAAGGTAACCATCTAGTCCCTCTGCAATTACCTTTGCCGCGTTCCACTGCAGCAGAGCGCGCATCCAACCTGGTGCCGTTTGCAGCAGGACACCACGCACTGGCCTGCACTTTCCTTAGACCTTTATGATCAGTCTGTGTAATTTAAAAGATGCATATAAGAACTGGCACAGGCGGCTTCCATACCCACTTCCCTGCTCAAGTCCTTCGCTTCAGGCAGCAGACCTAAGGAGAGGGATCAGGTGATGGAAAGGACAGAAAGGGCAAGCACAACCAGTGCGTTTGGATCACTGCTGAGCATTGTTTTCAAAATAGGACCAAGTCCACCTGCTCAGTCTGGAGAGAATCTAGGCAGAAGGAATTAATCTCTAGACTGTAGATCATATGGGAACCAGCTGATACTGCATGCATCTAGGGAAGCGAGCTGTGTAATGGAAAAACAGCAATCCTCACAATGCAAGCCTTTCAGTTTTCAGAGGAGTGTAACCAACTGTGAGCTTCATTGCTCTGTGCTATACTAGAAATCCCACTTGAAGGCCAGCTTCAAGGAGGCCCAGGACATAAACTGGACCCCACTTTGTCCTAGTCCCAACTGAACAGCTTGTTTGAAGCAGCAGCATGTCAAGGTGCAAGTTACAAGTGTGTGACAGGAGcatcaaaggaaaacaaacccagaatCCAGGGAGTCAGAGGAACCCCATTGCCTTCCTCAGAGAAGGTACCTCAGAATTGCAGAGGGAGcgtttgtcttcttttttctctgttccttctGCTTTGTAGTCTCCTAACAAAAGATAAGAAGTGCATAATTTCTGTGAGTGCTTATTtcactctgcttttctccacCTGCTTCACTCCACAGAGGCTTCCGAAATTAACCATCTAGTCCCTCTGAAATTACCTCTGTAGGGCTGCACTCTAATAGAGCAACTAGACACTTTATTTTGGTCTGCAGCTGGAccattgtctttcttttctgctgcttcttcttttgGGACATCACCTAAGAAATAAGATAAGAAGCACGTTGTTGCCTTGAGTCTTTATTTTCCAGATCTTTGACCCATCCCTCCAGACCAGCTTTCCATTGATTGGGTATCATTCTGCTACTGGCCACAGTGATTTTCCTCATGACCTCTTTGATAGCAAAGTACCTTACATGACTCTGCCAATGCAGGTGTTTCCAAGGGAATGACAGGAGCTGTCACACAGCAGGAGCTCCCAATTTGTTCATTAGCAATACTAAATATAGAAAGGAAGAAGATGCATTAGAAAAAATCCCCCCAGACTTCCATGCACTCTCTGCAGGAAGAGTAAAAGCCATGCATGCTCCATTCTACCCATATTCATAGATAACTGCTAAAGGGTCGCACACACTCAGAACATACTGCAGTCCCAGAGTAATGGAGACTGAAATCCTCATTACAGGCATGCTGACAGTACAGGGTGCCTAGTCTTATCTGTGAAGTAATTCACCCCTGCTACAGTCTGGCTACAGTCTCATCTGATAAATCTCCTCTCCATTTCACGGGCCAATGAATTTAACAAGCCTCCTGGCAGACTGACATCACCAAAGCCTCTACCTCAGCTAGATGTTATGCTAATGGTGCAGCTACTCTCCACTTCAAGATGGTTTAAAGTCTCCTCAGTCCTGGTCTTCACTTTGAAGGGCTTCAGAAATTCCCATGGCTAGCCTGAGGACCTCAGAGTTTAGAGAGCACTCAAGTGGGTTATCAACAGCCCAACAAATATTGTGCTTGCATTCCAAGACCTGTGCTGTCTTCTAACAACCCTGAGTTGACTGGGGCTTGGGTTTGtttaacaaacagaaaaaaaaaaaaacaatcaaacaagaaaataaattaaacatgtTCTCCAGATCAAGGCTGCTGTGCAGAATGGTGCATTATCACGACATTTGGACTGTGCCAGAAGCCTGGAGGGAAGGAATGAATGCCGCATATCGTAAGAGCAATCCTCAAAGATGCTTTATCCCTAAAGGAGTTTTTACACCACAGTTTACACAAGCTCCCTTCTCTCCTGCTTCCCATCGATACAGGTTGCCAGAAGGGGCaggggaagaagaaatgaaGTCAAGATCCAGTGGCATGAGTTCATGGGCAATTGTTTATAGCTAGAAAAGGCATGCTTATAAGAATAATGCAGTAGATTCACCCATCCCTTGGCTACCACCACTGTgaaagagggttttttcctcagcCTAGTAAAGTGCACAGGGGATATCAGTTAGATCCCCTCTGAAACAAAAGGCAAGTAGTTGCTGCCAATGCGGTGTAACTTGGAAACACACAGGTGAATTCTCAGAGACAACTGGGGGGGAAGGGACAAAGTTTTCCTCAACTTCTAAATCTACTCTTGACGTGGAAAGAGATATATCAGAAGACATCACTGAGCTCAGCTTCTACAAAGCTCTCAGCACCTCATTAAACCCTACTGCTGTTACCAAAAAGGGAGGTACATCAGCCCAGATATTAGGGGAATGCGGTTGTTCTACCAATGATGTAAAACACTTACAGATCATCTTGAACCATTTTGGTGAAAGGCTGACATGGGTAGAGTTCCTTGTCTGACTCAGGAAAAACAGCACCATGTTGAAGAAGAAATTGTATTACTTTCTTATTCCCAGAAAAAGTAGCAACTGTAAGAGGGGTCCTAGGGCATCCAAGAGATAAGAGTAAATACGTCAGCTTTTGCAAACATTGCCTAGCCAATAGTTTTTGCCTAGCCTCTTTGCTCCTTAAACAATTCATTTCCCTGCTCCTACAGGCAGAGTGAAGGGACAGCCAAATGCCTACAAATGTTGGAGAATTCAGGTATGTGGGACCTCAGGAGGTCTCCTGGACAGCCACCTGCCCAGAGCAGATTCAGGGCCTGTGTGCCTGTGCACGCGTGTGGCATGGTAAACAGTGCTTTCTTGCAGTCCTCAGTGTGGAAATCACCCCCTGAAGAAAGTGGCAACTGAGCCCGGGTCTGCTTTCACAAGTCACACAGGAGATACTTCTGGGTGACTCCTGGTCCTTTTTCAAAGTTCATTCTTATGCCTCCCATCAATCCAACTCGAACAGGGCTAAGGAACCCCACATGCACTTTTTGCAAACCCTTTACCTCTAAACTTTATCCTGAGCATTCACGCCAGCTCCTTTTTGAAGAAGGAACTTGACCATTTCTTCACGGTTTTCAATGATTGCAAGAGTAAGCGGAGTGTGTCCCcactgaaaggagaaaacatCTCTCTTAGAATAACAGAGAGAAGTTGAGCAAGTTGACCTGGGAAGAGCAGCTTTACCCAAAGTCCAAGCTTACTTTATTCTTAGCATCAATATCTGCACCATGCTCAAGTAACAGCTTCACTAGAGATTTGCTAGAAACCATGACAGCAAAGTGAAGGGCGGTGTTACCATTTACAGCTCTGTGGTTGTGGTTGGCACCATGTTCCAGCAGAATAGCTGCACAGtccctgtgctggtgctctACTGCCTGGTGGAAACAAGACACAAAGGAGGAATAACCTCCAACATCTGTGTTTCTCACTGTCAGAACTCCCATACCTTCCCAATACTGGAAAGAATGAGCGTCATCAAAGAT
This sequence is a window from Vidua chalybeata isolate OUT-0048 chromosome 2, bVidCha1 merged haplotype, whole genome shotgun sequence. Protein-coding genes within it:
- the LOC128783740 gene encoding ankyrin repeat domain-containing protein 7-like translates to MVLVDLHSADLARLRQHWWLNKLRINGYHRDKQEGQTAGLPPVQNVETPLHLACINGHADVVQFLVEKKCKLNPCDRLDKSPLIKAVEHQHRDCAAILLEHGANHNHRAVNGNTALHFAVMVSSKSLVKLLLEHGADIDAKNKWGHTPLTLAIIENREEMVKFLLQKGAGVNAQDKV